Below is a genomic region from Tumebacillus amylolyticus.
GGAACACGATCACACGCTGTGCCCGAAGTTTGAGACGGCGTTCACCCTGCTCGGGAAGCGTTGGAACGGCTTGATCATCCGGGTGCTGATGGACGGACCGTCTCGGTTCAAGGAGATCTCCGAACTCATTCCCGGCATGAGCGACCGCATGCTCGCCGAACGTTTCAAGGAACTGGAGGCTGCGGGCATTCTGATTCGACGTGTCTACCCGGAGACCCCGGTCCGCATCGAATACGAACTCACCGACAAAGGCCGCGCCCTCGAACCGCTGATGAACGAAGTCCAGCACTGGGC
It encodes:
- a CDS encoding winged helix-turn-helix transcriptional regulator gives rise to the protein MEHDHTLCPKFETAFTLLGKRWNGLIIRVLMDGPSRFKEISELIPGMSDRMLAERFKELEAAGILIRRVYPETPVRIEYELTDKGRALEPLMNEVQHWADKWVDEL